The nucleotide window ATGCTCTGTTCGCCCTTTGTGCACCGATCTTATGTCAAGCCGTTGGGTTATGCGGGTGATTTTGAAATGGTCAATATGATGCTTTTTGAGTCAGATGCCAAATGTGCTAACACCTATGCCCGCATCGTCGACAAATCCTACATCATGACCCAAGCTCCCGAGGCGCACCGCAACCGAATTGTCATGCTGAAAGAGCGCTTGCTCAATGAGGCCGAGCGAGTAGCTGCGGAAGAGCGTATGCTTACAGTGCTCAATATCGGTTGTGGGCCCGCCGTAGAGATTCAGCGTTTTATTAAGGAGGAGGAGGTTTCGGCTTTAACCCAATTTACCTTAATGGATTTCAATGATGTCACCATTGCCTATACTGAACAAAAGATTAAGCAGGCCATTGCGTCAAGTGGTCGCAAGCCTGCCGTCAAAATTATTCAGAAGTCGATTGATACCTTATTAAAAGAAGCTCATGATAATACCAACTTAATTGCTCCCAACAGCTATGATTTTGTTTATTGTGCGGGTCTGTTTGACTATTTTTCTGATTCGGTTTGCAAAAACTTAACCGCTTTGTTCTATCAGTGGGTCAAGCCGGGGGGGTTGGTCACGGTGACCAATGTGCACGCCAACAATCCGGTAAAAAATATTATGGAACATTTACTGGAGTGGTATTTGGTCTACCGGGATGAGCAGGATATGGAGTTTCTCATACCTGATGAGGTGCAAGGTGAAGTCATTCCAGATACTACTGGTGTGAATGTTCTTTTGGATATTCGGAAGCTTCGAGGCTAAGATGAGAAGGTTATTAACATCAAGACAGCAACTAGAATTTAATATTGAGGACAGGCAAAGTCGCCTAAACGCCTCAAAAGTTGCTTATGTTATTACAATATTTTATATGCCTGCCGGCTCTTTACTCGACTACATCATATACAGGGATTTATTCTGGGATTTCTTGCTGATCAGGTTATTAGAAAGTTTTCTATTAGCTATTATACTTCCACTTCTTTTTCTTAATATAGGTCGAAAATTTGTAAAAATTTGGCCGTTGTTTCTTGGTCTAATTACTAGTGCTGTAATATCGTGGATGATTTATAAAACGGAGGGTGCTAATTCCGTTTACTATGGTGGCCTAAATTTAGTTATATTGGTGATGTCGGTATTAATTCCCTGGAGCCTTTGGGAAACCATGATTTTGTGGCTGGGAACCTTATTTCTATATACGGTAGCTTGTTTAGCTCACAGTCAAATAATCAATATAGAGGTTAGTTTCTTTATATTTTTAACCGGATTAGCGTGTGTTATTTCTACTTATTTAGCCTCTAAGGCGAGGCTTAAGGACTTTCTCTTAAGGCAACAGCTCAATGAGAGAAACGATGAATTACAGCGGCTCGATCAACAGAAGACGCAATTTTTCTCTAACATCAGTCACGAGCTGAGAACGCCGCTTACCTTGATCTTGTCTCCTATACAGGATCTGCTGCATAAGTCGGAAAAGTTACCTGACCAAGTGCATAAGACTCTTTTACTGGCCATGCAGAATTCATTGCGCCTATTAAAGCTCATCAATGATTTACTGGAGGTGACTCGGCTGGAGCAGGCAGAGTTCAAAGCGGACTTTAAAAGGATTGAGGCGGGAGGTATGGTGAAAAGCCTGGCCCATTCCATCAGGCACTTAGCGATTGCCAAAGAGATCAAGCTACAGATTGAGGGAGCAAAAGAACCGTTGTGGATTCTGGGAGATCTTAGCTTGCTGGAGAAAGTGTTTCTCAATCTCTTTACCAATGCCATTAAATTTACCAAGGAAGGGGGGGTAATTTATGTGCGTTGCAGAAAAGATGGAGAGCAAGTTTTTTTTGAAGTAGAGGATACGGGAATTGGTATTCCAGAAAAAGAGTTGCCTAATATTTTTGACCGGTTTCACCAGGTTGACGGCTCCTCTACCCGCAAGTATCAAGGCGTGGGGATAGGCTTATCTTTGGTTAGAGATCTCGTTCATAAACACGGTGGGAAAATAGAGGTGAAAAGCGAGGAGGGAAAAGGCACGTGTTTCCAAATTTGCTTGAAGGGAGCTCCTGCCCAGACCGATGAAGAAGCGGTCACCCTTTCCACTCAAACGTCGTCGATACCTAAAGCATCACAAGACCCATTATTGGCAGCGTTCAAGTCCGCTGACCGCTTTTTAGTGCATCATGAGGAAAGTGAGGCATTACCCGAAATTGGCCAAGGTGAGTTTACCCTACTAGTAGTGGATGATGAGCCCGACATGAGACGCTTTATTACTAGTACGGTAAGTGAAAAATACACAATTATTCAAGCTGCTGATGGGGTGTCCGGTTTAGAGCTCGCTAAAGCGCGCCGGCCACATTTGATTTTGCTGGATTGGATGTTGCCGGGCATGAGTGGACCTGAGGTTTGTAAAAAAATTAAGGGAGATAAGGAAACAAGAGGGATAAAAATCCTGATGCTGACGGCTAAGATGGACGAGGAATCCAAGATAGAAGGCTTGAATGCTGGAGCCGATGACTTTTTAGTGAAGCCTTTTAGTACTTTGGAGTTGCAAAGCCGGGTAAAAAACCATCTCAATACAGCAGCTTTGGAAGCGGATTTGAGAGAGAGTAATCAAGAACTCCAGCAGGCTTTAGATCATTTGAAGGCTACGGAGTCTCAGCTCATACAAAGCGAAAAGATGAATGCCATGGGCAATCTGTCTGCGGGCTTGCTACATGAGATCAATAACCCACTGAATTTTTCATTAACCGCTTTGAGTTTTGCTTCACAGTCGTTGTCGAGTGATGATGAGATGGTACGCGAAGCGTTGGATGATATCGAAAACGGGTTGGGAAGGGTGCGTGATATTGTCTCTGACTTGCGCATCTTTGCCTATCCCGATGAAAAAGGTTCTCTGGAATGGGTGTCTATGGAGGAACCCATCAAATCTGCTTTAAGAATGTTGTCGCACGAGTTAAACAATGTAGAGTTTGAGTCTCAGGTATGTAACGATTCCATAGCCTATCTTTGTAGGCAGCAAATTACACATGTAGTCATTAATTTAATATCAAACTCGGTGAAAGCTACCAAGGATACTGCTGCTAAACGGAAGCCACAAATCTATTTGAAAGTTGAGAAAGTGGAGGATGAATATTTGCGTCTTTCAGTTAAAGACAATGGTTGTGGTGTCAGTCAGGAAACCTTAAAGAAAGTCTTTAATCCCTTTTTTACGACTCGTGAAGTAGGGGAGGGCTTAGGGATCGGCTTAAGCCTTTGTCACACTTTGGTTAAGAATCATAAAGGAACAATCGATATGAGGAGCAAGGAAGGGGAATGGACTGAGGTCATAGTGACGCTCCCTATTAACCCCGCGGAAGGGAAAGATGACAGCAGAAACAGATTATTACAAAGTATATAAAATTCTTTACGTGGATGATGAGACAAATTCACTGAAGTACTTCAATAGGTATTTTAATACAAAATTTCAGGTGACTACAGCTGAGACTGCGGATGAAGCTTTGGAAATACTGGCCGAGGCTCAGGGGGACTATGCCTTAGTCATGTCGGATCAGCGTATGCCCGGAATGCAGGGGGTTGATTTTTTAGCAGAGGTTAGACGCGAGTATCCAAAGATTGTGAGAATTCTCACAACAGCATATGCGGATCTAGAGAGTGCCATGGACTCGGTGAATAAGGGCTATGTCTATCGTTATGTGGTGAAGCCTTGGAATCTACCCGAGCTGGAAATGGTGCTCAAGCAGTGTTTTGATTATTACAGACTTTTGCAGGAGAGAGAGTCGCTGATCTATGAGAAGCTCAGTGTCAATCAGCGCTTTTTGATCGCCAATCGTGTGCATTGTTTAGGCTTAGTCACGGCAGCCCAGGGTGGAACTTGGGAATTTGCTGAGTTAGCACTAGCTGATTATGTCAAAGATATTCCAAGGGGCATTGAAAAAGCTTGCCAAGAATTTGCCATAGATAAGAGCAAGGATATTTTACGAGGTGGAAGTATGTTGCAGAGCGAAGAAAGAGCTCCATTACTGCATTTGGCCAGGGACCTATCCACATTTATACAAGAAATAAAACTTGGTGATAAGGAAGAAGTGGATTTCTCTGTATGGATCAAGGAGCTTCAAACTACTGCCAAATTACAGATAGATTTAGATTTAGCCGATCAATTGCCCAGCTTATCCATAGGCAAAGCTTGCTTAGAAACGGTCTTGCAGGACTTGTCCGAACTCGTTAGCAAACACGGAGATGGTAGGGCACATTTGAAGGGAGCCGTTGGCCAAGACCCACATCTTGGTAATGTGGTGAAGCTTGTGCTTTCCTGTAAGAGTTCGAGTTTATGGAGTTCTTACAACCTTATAGAATTATACGCCTTGCTTCTCAAGGACGAAGGATGGGAGTCGGGTCTTAAGTTGTTTCGAGCCTATTTAGGAGTTTATGCCCATGGTGGGGTAATCCATCGGGTTCATGATGAAGAAGTGTGTGGTGTGGAAATGAAAATTCCCCTCAATATAAAGGATAAAGCCCGCTCAACGGCAAAAGATGCGGTCGATTTATTATTAGCGACTTTTGCGAAATGGGATGCTAGGGGTTAGACGTCAGAAATATATTGTTTGTTGCATGCAATTGAGAAAGAGTGGTTTATCATGATAGAGAATAAAGAGCCATCCAGGTTACCTGTTGTCTTATATGTAGATGACGAGCTGAAGTCGCTCAAGTATTTTGAGAAATTCTTTGAGAAGGAATTTCAGGTTATCACGGCCTCTTCTGCTCAGGAAGGGATGGATATCCTAGATGATCGCGGACAGCAGCTAGCGGTCCTATTGGTCGATCAACGCATGCCCATGAGACCCGGCGTCGACTTGCTGGCCATGGCAAGAGATAAATTTCCCAACATCACCAGGATCATGACCACGGCCTACACGGATATTGATTCCGCAGTTCGAGCTATTAATGAAGGGCAAGTCTTTCGTTATGTGACCAAGCCTTGGGATCTGGAGCTTTTAAAAGAGATTTTATTGCTTGCTGTAGAAGAAAACAAAACACACCAGCACAAAGATTTGTCGGTAGATGAGCGAGTCGATCTCGCAAAAAGACTCGTGGTTGCCGACCGTGTAGAAAATTTGAGAAGGAGTGCGGAGTGTGTGTCCTGGCGTTTAAGAAACTCTATAGCATCTATATCAGCCTTTACCAAGATCATGCTGATTGAGTTGGAAAAAGGTATTGAAGAGAGTGATATCAAGGAGCGAAGAAAAGCATTTCTAGATCTCGGAAGAATTGCCAATAGAGAAATCGGTGAGGTTACCAGTTTCCTGAAGAAACTGTTGTTGATTAGCCAAAGCGGAGGTGATTTTAATCCTCAACGATTGGACAGCAAGATGCTTGTTGACGGGTGGATCCGAACGGTTCGTTCGGAATTCGATAAGAAAAGCATTAATTTTATCATGAGCCCAGACTCGGAGTACCCAAAGATCATGGGTGATGATAAATTGCTCATGAAATCTGGTAACACGCTCCTTAAAGTCATGCTCAAGGTGATTGATCCTCATACAGAAATTTCTGTTAAGAGCTCGACAACAGCACTTAAAGGCCAGCGTGGGTTGGTGGTTCGCTTTCGCTTGGCAAAAGGAGCAGTTTGGGCTGATTCAGATTGGAAAAGCCTCTTTGACCCTTTTTCAAAAAGTTCTGATTACGATAATACTTTGGAGCTCCTTGGTGCTTTTTTTGTGACTTATCAACACGGGGGCGAGATCACCGTGAATAGAGACTTCGAGGATGGCTGTGGTTTGGATTTCTTTTTGCCCCTTAATAACACAGAAGAGGTCTTTGCTCCTTTTGAAAATGATAATTTTGATAGGCTTTGGGAGCAATTCACTGGTTCAGAAAAGGAAAAGGCTAGTGAGCAAAGTTGAACTCGTATCAAGCAACAGAAATCTAAAGATGTGCACAACATCTTGGTTCCAAGAGGCATAGACTTATCTGGGGGTGTCACGTACGGAGGTATCTTTGTCGACACGCTTTTCTTTGTGACTCAAGCTTTTACACATCTCGTTCAACTTCCATGACATCATCCGGGTTGATATCAGGGCATCAATCCGGTAGAGATAGTCTGTGCATACTGTAATCTTCTGGATACCCCCGTTGTGTGCCAGGATATGACAAAAAATGCCCATGCGAACTTTCCCTTAGGATGGATTAGCCAGTTTTGGGCTCTTTGGTCTGGTGAAAAAAGTAGATACGTTCCACAGCCAGCCAACTCTGTAGGCATAAAGGCTGAGGCCTATGATCCCGAAGAAAACGACCCCGCTGAATCCTGCGACAAGAGGTGGGATTCTATATCCCTTACCCAGGGAGAGTGATACTTTTTGCCAAATAAGCAGAGTCAACAGAATAAAGACGCAATTCATAATGACAGCGCCTACATTCTGCCTGCTGTGAGTGACGCCTAGGGCAATAGCATATAAAGCGAGGACAAATGGGATCAAGGGGTAGGCAAGGCGGTAATAATGTTCTGTGTAATAGGGCGCCATACGAATGTTTGCATGCTCCTTGGGACCGTAAATAAAATGGTGGAGCTCGGGCCAGGATAGTTGGTCGGGTGGCCTCAAGACGGCTACAAGCTTCTCAGGGGGATCCTTAAGAAATTCTGCATTCAATTGCGGAATAATATCAGAACTAGTCCTTTCCACATTTTTATCATAGTTAATTTCTCTGACATAGGCTAAGTCCCAAAAACCCTCGTCTCGGTAAGTGCCCTGGGCGACAAACAGTTTTTTGATATCATTTCCAGCGGCATCTCGTAGGAGGATTTCACCTTGGGTGAAGGTTTGAGTGGTGATGTTAACGGTTTGTAAAAACCAAAGTGTATTGCTTTCCGGATTGTTGTAGACAACAGCGTGGTAAACAAGGTCCTCGCTTTCTTTTCCTTTAATAACATTTTCAATCACGCGCCTTTTGGACTCACTACTAGGAGCTAAGTCCATGAAGAAGCAAAAAAGCAAAATGCCCAGTAGTGATGCAACGGCAAAAAAAGGAAAGGCCATACGCGCCAAGCTGATGCCAGCCCCTTGGATGGCAATGGTTTCACGGTGGTGAGATAGATTGGCCAAGACATAGAGGCTGGAGACCAAGAAGCTGACTGGTAAAATGAGCTGAGCAAGTCGAGGAAATTGCACGAGATAGAGCTTAAAAATGAGAAAAATAGAGGATTCGGTGTTGATAAAGTCATCCGCGTTACCGAATAGATCCGCAATAATCATCAAGAAGTAAAGGCCAATGGTACTGTAAATGAGTGGTTTGATCAGAGCAAAGAGGATATAGCGCGTAATTATCTTCATGACAGATCTAGAAGATTAGGTAATTTGCACTGTTATGTTAAAACCTCAAGAACAACTGAACGAGCTCAAGGAAGTTGTTAAAGCTAGTGAAAAGGTCTTACCTAAGGTAGAGGCGTTTCTCCCTGTCCTGATCAAATGCCTGCGATCTGGGAATAAGCTAATGGCCTGTGGTAATGGAGGTAGTGCGACAGATTCCATGCATTTGGTGGAAGAGCTTGTAGGAAGGTATCGAGGGGATAGAAGGTCTCTTCCAGCGGTTTCCTTGAATGGGGATGCTTCGGTTCTCTCATGCATAGCGAATGACTGGAATTTTGATCATGTTTATGAGCGTCAGATCGAGGGCTTGGCTAAGCCGGGTGATATTTTGGTGGGTTTCACGACTTCGGGTAACTCAGTTAATATCGTAAAAGCTTTTGAAAAGGCCAAGGAAATGGAGGTTATTACCTTAGCCCTCATGGGCAAAACAGGTGGGCGCTGCAAGGGACTTGCCGATTACGAAATAATCATCCCCAGCCATAACACTGCGCGCATCCAGGAAATGCATACGTGGCTCTTGCATGTGATGTTAGAGTGCATAGAAGAAGAGTTTTTAGAGGATTGATAAATGCTGACAGTTCTAGGTGAAAAATTACAGGGCGTTTTTAAACATGTTCGGGGTTATGGTAAGTTAACGGAGTCCAATATTGCAGACGCTCTCAAAGAGGTACGCTTAGCTCTCTTGGCAGCCGACGTGAACTATGGCGTAGCGCGTGATTTTTGTAATCGTGTTAAAGAGCAGGCCTTGGGAGAGGAATTTCAAAAGAGCATTCGCCCGGGGGACATGTTTGTCAAGGTGGTCCATGACGAGCTGATCAATATCTTTAACAACGAAGGTAGCAGCTTATCCGACCGCCAACAGGCCAAGATAGCCATGTGCGGTCTCAACGGAGCTGGAAAAACAACCACCTCTGCCAAGCTGGCCTTGTACCTCAAGAAGAAACAGCGTAAATCCGTCTTACTGGTAGCAGCAGATCTTTCTCGGCCTGCTGCTATTGAGCAGCTTGAGACATTGGGGCAGCAAATTGAAGTGCCCGTTTTTTCTCCAGAGCCCGGGTCAAGTTTGAAGCAGCATATCCAAAAAGCTCTGGGGGAGGCTAAATCTCGAAATGTGGATGTGACTCTTTTTGATACTGCTGGCAGAACGGAGGCCAATGATGAACTCCTCAAAGAGCTCAAAGAGGTGATGGCTCTCATCGAACCCGATGAATGTTTATTGGTAGCGGATGCCGCTATGGGGCAACAGGCTGCCGAAGTTGCCTCCAGATTCCGGGAAGCAGCGCCTATTTCAGGACTTATTTTATCTAAATTTGATGGCGATGCCCGCGGAGGTGCTGCTCTGTCTTTACAGACATTGACCGACTGTCCGATTAAATTCCTAGGGTCCGGTGAAAAAGTTGAAGCTCTAGAGGAGTTTGATCCTTCAAGATTAGTAGACCGCATGCTGGGCATGGGAGATATTGTAGGGCTTGTAGAGCAAGCTCAAGATGCTCTCGATCTAGAGGATGCGGAGCGTCTGCAAGAGAAATTAAAGCGGCAGCAGTTCGATTTGCAGGATTTTCTGGATCAAATGCGTCAAATGAAGAAATTAGGCCCTATGCAAAATATACTTGGCATGATCCCAGGAATGGGTAACATTTCAGGTTCCTTTGAGGAGGGGACTCTAGTCCGAACAGAGGCGATCATATGCTCAATGACAAAGCAGGAGCGCCGAAGGCCTGAAGTCCTAAATGCTCGGAGGAGGCAACGAATTGCACTTGGCAGTGGCACCCAAGTTCGGGATGTGAATGAACTCCTGAAACGCTTCAAGGGAATGAAGAAGATGATGGGTAAGTTGACACGGGGTGGCAATATGGAAGCAAAATTAAAAAAGATGTTAGGAAATCTAGGTGGACTGACCTAGTAACACTATTAGGAACATAGGAGAACAAGATGGCAGTATCAATTAGACTGCGCAGAGGAGGCAACAGAAATCGAGCTTATTACCGTGTTGTAGTAGCGGATAAGCGCTCTCCACGCGATGGTAAGTACATAGACCAGGTAGGCACCTATGACCCGATCAAGAAGGATGATAATTTTACCTTGGACCTTGAGAAGGTTGATGACTGGATCAGCAAGGGAGCGCAACCTTCGGAGACGGTTAAGAGTCTGCTAAAAAAGGCTCGTAGAATTCCGGTCGAAGCGGCTGAAAGTGAGACAGAGGCACCTAAAG belongs to Verrucomicrobiota bacterium and includes:
- the rpsP gene encoding 30S ribosomal protein S16, which codes for MAVSIRLRRGGNRNRAYYRVVVADKRSPRDGKYIDQVGTYDPIKKDDNFTLDLEKVDDWISKGAQPSETVKSLLKKARRIPVEAAESETEAPKAKETVEEVVAEVAAVEETAPAETEPEKAEEKTE
- a CDS encoding response regulator; translated protein: MTAETDYYKVYKILYVDDETNSLKYFNRYFNTKFQVTTAETADEALEILAEAQGDYALVMSDQRMPGMQGVDFLAEVRREYPKIVRILTTAYADLESAMDSVNKGYVYRYVVKPWNLPELEMVLKQCFDYYRLLQERESLIYEKLSVNQRFLIANRVHCLGLVTAAQGGTWEFAELALADYVKDIPRGIEKACQEFAIDKSKDILRGGSMLQSEERAPLLHLARDLSTFIQEIKLGDKEEVDFSVWIKELQTTAKLQIDLDLADQLPSLSIGKACLETVLQDLSELVSKHGDGRAHLKGAVGQDPHLGNVVKLVLSCKSSSLWSSYNLIELYALLLKDEGWESGLKLFRAYLGVYAHGGVIHRVHDEEVCGVEMKIPLNIKDKARSTAKDAVDLLLATFAKWDARG
- a CDS encoding SIS domain-containing protein; protein product: MLKPQEQLNELKEVVKASEKVLPKVEAFLPVLIKCLRSGNKLMACGNGGSATDSMHLVEELVGRYRGDRRSLPAVSLNGDASVLSCIANDWNFDHVYERQIEGLAKPGDILVGFTTSGNSVNIVKAFEKAKEMEVITLALMGKTGGRCKGLADYEIIIPSHNTARIQEMHTWLLHVMLECIEEEFLED
- a CDS encoding ATP-binding protein, giving the protein MSVLIPWSLWETMILWLGTLFLYTVACLAHSQIINIEVSFFIFLTGLACVISTYLASKARLKDFLLRQQLNERNDELQRLDQQKTQFFSNISHELRTPLTLILSPIQDLLHKSEKLPDQVHKTLLLAMQNSLRLLKLINDLLEVTRLEQAEFKADFKRIEAGGMVKSLAHSIRHLAIAKEIKLQIEGAKEPLWILGDLSLLEKVFLNLFTNAIKFTKEGGVIYVRCRKDGEQVFFEVEDTGIGIPEKELPNIFDRFHQVDGSSTRKYQGVGIGLSLVRDLVHKHGGKIEVKSEEGKGTCFQICLKGAPAQTDEEAVTLSTQTSSIPKASQDPLLAAFKSADRFLVHHEESEALPEIGQGEFTLLVVDDEPDMRRFITSTVSEKYTIIQAADGVSGLELAKARRPHLILLDWMLPGMSGPEVCKKIKGDKETRGIKILMLTAKMDEESKIEGLNAGADDFLVKPFSTLELQSRVKNHLNTAALEADLRESNQELQQALDHLKATESQLIQSEKMNAMGNLSAGLLHEINNPLNFSLTALSFASQSLSSDDEMVREALDDIENGLGRVRDIVSDLRIFAYPDEKGSLEWVSMEEPIKSALRMLSHELNNVEFESQVCNDSIAYLCRQQITHVVINLISNSVKATKDTAAKRKPQIYLKVEKVEDEYLRLSVKDNGCGVSQETLKKVFNPFFTTREVGEGLGIGLSLCHTLVKNHKGTIDMRSKEGEWTEVIVTLPINPAEGKDDSRNRLLQSI
- a CDS encoding response regulator produces the protein MIENKEPSRLPVVLYVDDELKSLKYFEKFFEKEFQVITASSAQEGMDILDDRGQQLAVLLVDQRMPMRPGVDLLAMARDKFPNITRIMTTAYTDIDSAVRAINEGQVFRYVTKPWDLELLKEILLLAVEENKTHQHKDLSVDERVDLAKRLVVADRVENLRRSAECVSWRLRNSIASISAFTKIMLIELEKGIEESDIKERRKAFLDLGRIANREIGEVTSFLKKLLLISQSGGDFNPQRLDSKMLVDGWIRTVRSEFDKKSINFIMSPDSEYPKIMGDDKLLMKSGNTLLKVMLKVIDPHTEISVKSSTTALKGQRGLVVRFRLAKGAVWADSDWKSLFDPFSKSSDYDNTLELLGAFFVTYQHGGEITVNRDFEDGCGLDFFLPLNNTEEVFAPFENDNFDRLWEQFTGSEKEKASEQS
- a CDS encoding class I SAM-dependent methyltransferase, whose amino-acid sequence is MEKGLSGLESIVVFKNSQGDSGRGTLIHITRKMIVFEIYNPYSILQLSEVLDGVSVQRGERTIYHGRAVVSNLVATGLMFIVSATLVDQWRDMAGLKPGEGLRTETKRFLQDWEVSHSIQTSYQTIVNTIGDFLGELSHWLEESEVAVVGEDGVEKKPELAEEFLDEVEAPIALKVGELFEEFEEEAGKIPEEDLVIHKAFTRRQLHPLMLCSPFVHRSYVKPLGYAGDFEMVNMMLFESDAKCANTYARIVDKSYIMTQAPEAHRNRIVMLKERLLNEAERVAAEERMLTVLNIGCGPAVEIQRFIKEEEVSALTQFTLMDFNDVTIAYTEQKIKQAIASSGRKPAVKIIQKSIDTLLKEAHDNTNLIAPNSYDFVYCAGLFDYFSDSVCKNLTALFYQWVKPGGLVTVTNVHANNPVKNIMEHLLEWYLVYRDEQDMEFLIPDEVQGEVIPDTTGVNVLLDIRKLRG
- the ffh gene encoding signal recognition particle protein; translation: MLTVLGEKLQGVFKHVRGYGKLTESNIADALKEVRLALLAADVNYGVARDFCNRVKEQALGEEFQKSIRPGDMFVKVVHDELINIFNNEGSSLSDRQQAKIAMCGLNGAGKTTTSAKLALYLKKKQRKSVLLVAADLSRPAAIEQLETLGQQIEVPVFSPEPGSSLKQHIQKALGEAKSRNVDVTLFDTAGRTEANDELLKELKEVMALIEPDECLLVADAAMGQQAAEVASRFREAAPISGLILSKFDGDARGGAALSLQTLTDCPIKFLGSGEKVEALEEFDPSRLVDRMLGMGDIVGLVEQAQDALDLEDAERLQEKLKRQQFDLQDFLDQMRQMKKLGPMQNILGMIPGMGNISGSFEEGTLVRTEAIICSMTKQERRRPEVLNARRRQRIALGSGTQVRDVNELLKRFKGMKKMMGKLTRGGNMEAKLKKMLGNLGGLT
- a CDS encoding LptF/LptG family permease, which gives rise to MKIITRYILFALIKPLIYSTIGLYFLMIIADLFGNADDFINTESSIFLIFKLYLVQFPRLAQLILPVSFLVSSLYVLANLSHHRETIAIQGAGISLARMAFPFFAVASLLGILLFCFFMDLAPSSESKRRVIENVIKGKESEDLVYHAVVYNNPESNTLWFLQTVNITTQTFTQGEILLRDAAGNDIKKLFVAQGTYRDEGFWDLAYVREINYDKNVERTSSDIIPQLNAEFLKDPPEKLVAVLRPPDQLSWPELHHFIYGPKEHANIRMAPYYTEHYYRLAYPLIPFVLALYAIALGVTHSRQNVGAVIMNCVFILLTLLIWQKVSLSLGKGYRIPPLVAGFSGVVFFGIIGLSLYAYRVGWLWNVSTFFTRPKSPKLANPS